In Diorhabda sublineata isolate icDioSubl1.1 chromosome 4, icDioSubl1.1, whole genome shotgun sequence, a single window of DNA contains:
- the LOC130443219 gene encoding stimulator of interferon genes protein homolog isoform X2: MTRSRIDYKKLCVRPYKDGFIYPKTIPKERGPLTTYISICLCIILFIYDVLSSKILFKVRLIFEECRHLKSRYEGSWFILLRDAFHVEYYQYLLIPSIVYVVYYWSTDGIHGISVSCIPVVVIFLLGKILILDSSPLNDSLWVAENNGLDYGSGMAYSFFHGYLNLVLPKSGGEEKHLKELMQDYEDKNHIRFAEYKLFILIPKSMRCFVSLKNDYSPSIEESTSLDPKIITVAGVQNRVYKNAVYKIVSGGVGSKKTYIYVSAEYATPLKTFKDVFDSRGIHSEYYNKHNKDIILQFYLTLGKVLKEKGLSEACELIYYEDCYQKDGSTYYYDVGEIIQERLKSLKELKKKLI; the protein is encoded by the exons ATGACCAGGAGTAGAATCGACTACAAAAAA TTATGTGTAAGACCGTATAAAGATGGTTTTATTTACCCAAAAACAATTCCAAAGGAAAGAGGACCATTGACCACTTATATTAGTATTTGTTTGTGCatcattttatttatct ATGACGTTTTATctagtaaaatattatttaaagttaGATTAA TTTTTGAGGAATGTCGTCATTTGAAATCACGATATGAAGGTAGTTGGTTTATTTTGTTGAGGGATGCTTTCCATGTTGAATATTATCAATACTTACTAATTCCAAGTATTGTTTATGTTGTATATTATTGGTCTACTGATGGAATACACGGTATATCAGTTTCCTGTATTCCCGTTGTGGTCATTTTCCTGCTCGGAAAAATTCTAATACTG GATTCTAGCCCTTTAAACGACTCCTTGTGGGTCGCCGAAAATAATGGTTTAGATTATGGTTCGGGTATGGCATATTCGTTCTTTCATGGTTATTTGAATTTAGTGCTGCCCAAATCGGGCGGAGAAGAAAAACACCTCAAAGAACTCATGCAAGATTACGAAGATAAAAACCATATAAGATTCGCcgaatataaattattcatattgataCCGAAATCGATGAGGTGTtttgttagtttgaaaaatgattattctCCATCGATAGAAGAAAGCACG TCGTTGgatccaaaaataataacagtgGCGGGTGTACAGAACCGGGTTTATAAAAATGCTGTTTATAAAATTGTGTCTGGTGGAGTTGGTAGCAAAAAAACTTACATTTACGTCAGCGCCGAATATGCAACTCCATTGAAAACATTCAAAGATGTATTCGACTCGAGGGGTATACATTCAG aatattataataaacacAACAAGGacattattttgcaattttacTTGACTTTGGGTAAAGTATTGAAGGAGAAAGGTTTAAGTGAGGCTTGCGAATTGATATATTACGAAG ATTGTTACCAGAAAGATGGCAGCACTTATTATTATGACGTAGGAGAAATAATTCAAGAGAGGTTAAAGTCATTGAaggaactaaaaaaaaaattaatttag
- the LOC130443219 gene encoding stimulator of interferon genes protein homolog isoform X1, with protein sequence MTRSRIDYKKLCVRPYKDGFIYPKTIPKERGPLTTYISICLCIILFIYDVLSSKILFKVRLMEYILYVFFYFFLQIFYRMILVFEECRHLKSRYEGSWFILLRDAFHVEYYQYLLIPSIVYVVYYWSTDGIHGISVSCIPVVVIFLLGKILILDSSPLNDSLWVAENNGLDYGSGMAYSFFHGYLNLVLPKSGGEEKHLKELMQDYEDKNHIRFAEYKLFILIPKSMRCFVSLKNDYSPSIEESTSLDPKIITVAGVQNRVYKNAVYKIVSGGVGSKKTYIYVSAEYATPLKTFKDVFDSRGIHSEYYNKHNKDIILQFYLTLGKVLKEKGLSEACELIYYEDCYQKDGSTYYYDVGEIIQERLKSLKELKKKLI encoded by the exons ATGACCAGGAGTAGAATCGACTACAAAAAA TTATGTGTAAGACCGTATAAAGATGGTTTTATTTACCCAAAAACAATTCCAAAGGAAAGAGGACCATTGACCACTTATATTAGTATTTGTTTGTGCatcattttatttatct ATGACGTTTTATctagtaaaatattatttaaagttaGATTAA tggaatatattttatatgtatttttttatttctttcttcaaatattttatcgGATGATATTAGTTTTTGAGGAATGTCGTCATTTGAAATCACGATATGAAGGTAGTTGGTTTATTTTGTTGAGGGATGCTTTCCATGTTGAATATTATCAATACTTACTAATTCCAAGTATTGTTTATGTTGTATATTATTGGTCTACTGATGGAATACACGGTATATCAGTTTCCTGTATTCCCGTTGTGGTCATTTTCCTGCTCGGAAAAATTCTAATACTG GATTCTAGCCCTTTAAACGACTCCTTGTGGGTCGCCGAAAATAATGGTTTAGATTATGGTTCGGGTATGGCATATTCGTTCTTTCATGGTTATTTGAATTTAGTGCTGCCCAAATCGGGCGGAGAAGAAAAACACCTCAAAGAACTCATGCAAGATTACGAAGATAAAAACCATATAAGATTCGCcgaatataaattattcatattgataCCGAAATCGATGAGGTGTtttgttagtttgaaaaatgattattctCCATCGATAGAAGAAAGCACG TCGTTGgatccaaaaataataacagtgGCGGGTGTACAGAACCGGGTTTATAAAAATGCTGTTTATAAAATTGTGTCTGGTGGAGTTGGTAGCAAAAAAACTTACATTTACGTCAGCGCCGAATATGCAACTCCATTGAAAACATTCAAAGATGTATTCGACTCGAGGGGTATACATTCAG aatattataataaacacAACAAGGacattattttgcaattttacTTGACTTTGGGTAAAGTATTGAAGGAGAAAGGTTTAAGTGAGGCTTGCGAATTGATATATTACGAAG ATTGTTACCAGAAAGATGGCAGCACTTATTATTATGACGTAGGAGAAATAATTCAAGAGAGGTTAAAGTCATTGAaggaactaaaaaaaaaattaatttag